CCGCGTTGGCGGGCCCCTCCAGTTGCTCTTCGCCGTCGCCACGACGCTCGGCATCGCCTTCTTCTTCGGCGTGTGAGCAACGAAACGCTTACTTCCGGGCGGGCGGGAAATCAACTCGCGGGACCGTGGGTTAGCCTGGTATACTTCGGGCCTTGGGTGCCCGTGACCCCGGTTCAAATCCGGGCGGTCCCATTCCCACTTAAGTAAACCGGTAGCTTTTGCTGCAAACGCGCGGCCAACGAGGTGGTCCGCGTGAGTTCCGACACGCCGTCTCTCGACGACCTGCCGGACCCCGTGTGTGACTTCTGCGGGATGCCGATCACCGACGAGGCGTCACCCTGCACCGCTCGGGCTGAGGGGGTGTGCCGGCCATGAGCCGCGCACAGTCCCCCGGCTGGGCCGCCAGCGACGACCTGCCGGACCTGCTCGGCGGTACCCCCACGCTCTCGATGCCCGACGACTGGACGCTCTCAGGACCCTGGCAGCGCGCTCAGGAGGAGACCGACGAGGGCGGCCCCATCAACGACGCCGAGCGGATGGTCTACCTCTCGGGGAGCGACTACCCCCACCGCGTCACCTTCGCGCTCCAGGGCCGGACCCTGCTGGCTGACTGTGACTGCAAGGCCCACCGGTTCAACGACGGCTGGTGTAGCCACGTCGCCTCGTGCTGGTGGCAGTGGGTCCGCGGGGAGATCGTCGTCTCCCACGTCGACACCGGGCGCGAGTACCGGAGTCCACCAGGCTGGTTGCGCCTCGACGACCCGGTACCGACTGCCCTGGACGATCTGACGCCCGCCGAAACCGACGCTTTCCTCACCTGCGACCTGGCCGACGTTGGAGTCCGTGAGTACGCCGAGGAGAGCGGCCGCGCACCCGGCACCGTCGGGAACCTGCTGCGGCGAGCCCGCGATAAGGTAGGTGGTCGGCGGTGACGGGGGAGGGTCCCGACTCACTCCTGAGCGGACGGGAGGGGGGCTGTCCGCCACCATACCGCGCAGTGGAAACCGACCCGTCGAATCGGACCCCCCGGATGCGGGGGTCGCCGACCCCCGTTTCAACTGTGTCCGCACAGTTGTCGGCATCTGCGGACAGGAGGGCAGCATGAGCGGGACGCGCCTGCCGGGCGACTCAGAGGCCAATGACCGGCACAAGAGCGACCTGCGCGCCGAGACGCGGCTGTCCGGTGACCTGGGCGCTCGGTTCGAGGAGTTCATGGACGCCCACGACGCCAGCAAGAGCGAGGTTCTGCGGGAGGCCCTCGACGAGTTCCTGCCGTCGTCGGCGAACTCCGAGTACCTCCTTCCCCGCGATCCCGACCTGAAAGACGCCTACCTGGCGCTGGCTGGCACTGACGAAAAGCGCGTGATGCCCGTCTCGAAGGCCGAGAGCATCCTCAGCCAGCAGACTCACCCCAACGAGCCCAAGGAACTGATCCGGGACGATGTACTGCGGGAACTCGACGGGACCGGTCTGCTCAACGTGGTGAGCGGCCGGGTCGCGGTGCTGCCGCTGACGTCGCGCGACGACGTGGCCCCGACCGACGGTGATCGGGATGAGTGACGACGGCGCTGGTCTGTTGCACGTCGACCTTGGAACCGGGCTCGGAGGGTGGACGGCACCGTTCAAGGACGCCGACGGCTGGCGGTCGGTCGGCATCGACATCCGCGACGACCTGAACGCGGACGTCGTCGGCGACATCCGAAACCTGCCGGTCAACTGTTCGCCGACGCTGCTGACGATGAGCCCGCCGTGTACAGCGTTCACCCGCCACCACTTGCCGTGGCTCGACGAGCCCCAGCCCGACATGACGCTAGTCCGGGCGTGTCTCGACGCCGTGGACGATCTCGACCCGGACTGGTGGGTGCTGGAGAACGTCCAGGGACTCAAGCGGTATTGGGGTCGTGAGGAAACGAAACGGGTTGGTCCCTACTACCTCTGGGGCGAGTTCCCCGCCTTCGACGTGGCGCTTTCGGACGGTGGGAAGATGAGCGTCAGCGGCGAGAACCCGGAAGAGCGGGCGAAGATTCCCTACGGGCTCGCGGACTCGCTCCGCCGCTCCGTGGAGGTGTTCGGACGATGAAGGGTATTGCCTACCGACGAAATCTGCGCAGGGTATCCTCTTGTATCGGGAGAAAGACTGGCTCCCC
Above is a genomic segment from Halorientalis sp. LT38 containing:
- a CDS encoding SWIM zinc finger family protein, whose product is MSRAQSPGWAASDDLPDLLGGTPTLSMPDDWTLSGPWQRAQEETDEGGPINDAERMVYLSGSDYPHRVTFALQGRTLLADCDCKAHRFNDGWCSHVASCWWQWVRGEIVVSHVDTGREYRSPPGWLRLDDPVPTALDDLTPAETDAFLTCDLADVGVREYAEESGRAPGTVGNLLRRARDKVGGRR